From the genome of Streptomyces sp. NBC_01304:
GTCCGCCCGGGAGGGACTGCTCGAAGGAGCGGGCGATGCCGTGCGCGACGTCGGCCGCGGTGACCGGGCGGCCGTCCTCGAAGCGGATGCCGTCCTTGAGGGTGAACTCCCAGGTGCGCGCGTCTCCGTGGACGTCGCGGCCCGGGCTGTCGGCGAGATCGCCGACCAGCGTCCAGCCGCCCCTGCCGTCCTCGGCGAACATCGTCAGCGTCCGGTACAGCAACTGCCCGAGCGCCGTGGACTGCAAGGTGTGGATGCGTTGGGGGTCGAGGTGGTCGTAGTCGCCGTCGCGCAGGATGCGCAGCGTCCCGCCGCGCTCAGCGCCCTCCACGGGGCGGGCCGGGCCCCGCGAGTCGACGGGGTCCCAGGCGATGGAGGTGGCCGCTTCCCGCTGGGTCCCGGTCATCGCTCGCCGCCCGTCTGCGTGGCCCGGCGCAGCGCGTCGAGCCGGTCGAGCCCGGCGAGCACCGTGTCCGAGGGCACCCCGAAGTCGATGAGGCAGGCCAGTTCGTCGACGCCGGCGGCCCGCGCCTGTTCCACGATCGCGGACGCCTGCTCGACGGTGCCGAACAGACCGCTGCTCGTGTAGTACGTGTCGAAGGAGCGCCGGACCAGGAAGTCGATGTCGGAGTCCCGGAGTTTGTCCAGGTCGAAGCCCTGCAGAATGCTGGTGGCGGAGCGGGCGATCAGTCCGAAGGAGCTCTTCAGGTACGCGGTGAAGGGTTCCCGGACCGTCTCCTTGACCTGGCCCGCGTCATCGCCGATGTAGGTGTGCAGCATCAGCGCGACATGCCCGGGGCGGCCGTCGTGGTCGGGCCGGTCGGCCAGGGCCTTGCGGTAGAGGGCGATCTTCTCGGCGAGTTCGTCGAGGCTCTGCCCCAGCAGGTGGGTGAGCACCCCGGCGCCCGCCCGGCCCGCGGCCCGGAAGGTCTCCGGGCCGCCTGCGCTCGTGACCCACACCGGCAGTTCGGCCTGCACGGGCCTCGGGTGGATCCGCACCTCGGCGGGGTTGCCGGCGCCATCGGTGACCTGGAGCGGTTCGCCCCGCCACAGGGCGCGCACCTGGTCCACCGCCTCCAGGACGGCGTTCTTGCGGTCCGCGTAGCCCTCGGGGCGCAGCGCGAAGTCCACCGCGTTCCAGCCGGACGCCAGGGAGATGCCGGCCCGGCCGCCGGAGATGTTGTCGACGACCGACCACTCCTCGGCGATCCGTACCGGGTGGTGGAGCGGCGCCACCACGCTGCCCGCCCGGATCGCGACCCGCTCGGTGACGGCCGCGACCGCGGCACCGGTCACCGACGGGTTGGGGTAGAGCCCGCCGAACGGATGGAAGTGCCGCTCGGGCGTCCACACCGCCGAGAAGCCGTGCGTATCGGCGAACCGGGCACCGTCGAGCAGCAGGTCGTAGCGCCCGCCGTCGGTGGAGCCGACGCTGCCGTCCGCGAAGTAGAAGAGGCTGAAGTCCATGTCCATGCCTTGGAGTTGAAGGGAGGGAAGGAAGAGGGAAGGGAGGTGAGGCGCGTGCTAGCGGATGCTCAGCGGCCGCAGGTCGGTCCAGACCGAGTCGATGTGGGCCAGGCACTCCTCGCGCGAGCCACGGGTGCCGGTCTCGCGCCAGCCGTCGGGCAGCGGCAGCACGGCCGGCCAGAGCGAGTACTGCTCCTCGTGGTTGACGACGACGGTGTGGACCGGCTCGGAGAAGGTGCCGGTGGGCTGGTCGGTCATGGGTGACTGGTGCCTTTCTGGTCTGAAGGATCTGCAGGAGCTGCAGGAGCTGCAGGAGCTGCAGGGGAGGTACTCACTCGGAAAGCTGAGCGGGCAGCTCGTGCTTGAGGCGGGCGAGCGAGGACGCGCCGAGCGGGATCAGGGCGAGGCACAGGCCGATCGCGGTGATCAGGACGGTGGAGCGCAGGCCTGCCGCCGCGCCCAGGAAGCCGCCGATGAGGGCGCCGAGCGGGGCGATGCCCATGGCGACGAAGCGGTTCGTGGCGGCTACCCGGCCCTGCAGCGAGTCGGGGGTGAGGGTCTGGCGGATGCTGAGGATGGTCACGTTGTTGGCCACGCCGAACGACGCGAACAGGAAGTTGATCAGCATCAGCGCACCCACCGAGAGCACCCCGTCGCCGTGCACGGCGGCCGTGCCCAGCATCACCAGGTTGGCGATCGACGCGGTGATCAGCATGGTGCGGCCGTAGCCGAGCCGCTTGGGCAGCTGTCCCGCGAAGGTCGCGCCGACCAGGAAGCCCGGGCCGAGCGCGGCCATCACCAGGCCGATCTGTGCGGCGCTCAGACCGAGGGTGCGCGGCATGAACTGAAGGAAAGCCACCTCGTACGCGGTGAACGACAGGTTGAAGATGGACGCCATGATCGTCATGGCGCGCAGCGCCTCGTTGCCGAACACGAACCGCAGGCCGGTCCACACCTCGCGCAGCGTCGCGGCGGGGCCGGCCGCCTCGGTGGCCGTCGGCTTGTCCTCCCGGTGCTTGATGGACCAGATGGTGACCGCGGAGGCCAGATACGAGGCGGACGCGGCGAGCACCGCCACGGGCGCCGTCA
Proteins encoded in this window:
- a CDS encoding MbtH family protein yields the protein MTDQPTGTFSEPVHTVVVNHEEQYSLWPAVLPLPDGWRETGTRGSREECLAHIDSVWTDLRPLSIR
- a CDS encoding MFS transporter — translated: MSETVTAAEVDEAAPAPPRSVWKNADFTKLWTGQTASLFAAQISELALPLVAVLALTASSAQVGVLTSVIKLPYLLLSLLAGVLVDRVRRRNILIATDLGRALVLSVIPVLYWTHSLGISWLYVLGFFAGCGSVLFDVAGQAYLPRLVERDELTRGNAALGASQSAATVGGPALGGVLVQWLTAPVAVLAASASYLASAVTIWSIKHREDKPTATEAAGPAATLREVWTGLRFVFGNEALRAMTIMASIFNLSFTAYEVAFLQFMPRTLGLSAAQIGLVMAALGPGFLVGATFAGQLPKRLGYGRTMLITASIANLVMLGTAAVHGDGVLSVGALMLINFLFASFGVANNVTILSIRQTLTPDSLQGRVAATNRFVAMGIAPLGALIGGFLGAAAGLRSTVLITAIGLCLALIPLGASSLARLKHELPAQLSE
- a CDS encoding LLM class flavin-dependent oxidoreductase, with amino-acid sequence MDMDFSLFYFADGSVGSTDGGRYDLLLDGARFADTHGFSAVWTPERHFHPFGGLYPNPSVTGAAVAAVTERVAIRAGSVVAPLHHPVRIAEEWSVVDNISGGRAGISLASGWNAVDFALRPEGYADRKNAVLEAVDQVRALWRGEPLQVTDGAGNPAEVRIHPRPVQAELPVWVTSAGGPETFRAAGRAGAGVLTHLLGQSLDELAEKIALYRKALADRPDHDGRPGHVALMLHTYIGDDAGQVKETVREPFTAYLKSSFGLIARSATSILQGFDLDKLRDSDIDFLVRRSFDTYYTSSGLFGTVEQASAIVEQARAAGVDELACLIDFGVPSDTVLAGLDRLDALRRATQTGGER